Proteins from one Streptomyces sp. NBC_00289 genomic window:
- the gcvP gene encoding aminomethyl-transferring glycine dehydrogenase has translation MTAHRVPLTELEQGIPFEQRHIGPDHEARAKMLAQVGYGSLDELTAAAVPDVIKNADALDLPGARTEAEVLAELRELADHNQVLAPMIGLGYHGTFTPPVILRNVMENPAWYTAYTPYQPEISQGRLEALLNFQTMVADLTGLPTSGASLLDEGTAAAEAVALSRRMGKNKKGLFLVDADALPQTIAVIETRAEPAGVEVVVADLSEGIPAEIAGREINGVLLQYPGASGAVRDLKPVIDQAHQLGALVTVAADLLALTLLKSPGELGADIAVGTTQRFGVPMGFGGPHAGYMAVRETFARSLPGRLVGVSVDADGHRAYRLALQTREQHIRREKATSNICTAQVLLAVMAGMYAVYHGPDGLKGIARRTHRYAAILAAGLEAGGVELVHGAYFDTVTAKVPGRAAEIVTAAREQGVNLHLVDADHVSITCDETTARAQVGAVWSAFAVEGDIEALDAATAEVLPDALLRTDDYLTHPVFHEHRSETAMLRYLRRLADRDYALDRGMIPLGSCTMKLNATTEMEPVTWPEFGQLHPFAPAEQAQGYLTLIRELEERLAEVTGYDNVSLQPNAGSQGELAGLLAVRGYHRANGDEQRTVCLIPSSAHGTNAASAVMAGMKVVVVKTAEDGEIDVADLRAKIEQYRDELSVLMITYPSTHGVFEEHVADICAQVHEAGGQVYVDGANLNALVGLAKPGHFGGDVSHLNLHKTFCIPHGGGGPGVGPVGVRAHLAPYLPNHPMQPAAGPETGVGPISAAPWGSAGILPISWAYIRLMGGEGLKRATQVAVLSANYIAKRLEPHYPVLYTGPGGLVAHECIIDLRPLTKATGVSVDDVAKRLIDYGFHAPTMSFPVAGTLMIEPTESEDLIELDRFCEAMIAIRAEIEKVGAGEWPAADNPLRNAPHTAAALGGDWEHAYTREEAVFPAGVAVADKYWPPVRRIDQAFGDRNLVCSCPPLDAYED, from the coding sequence ATGACCGCCCATCGCGTTCCGCTTACCGAGCTCGAACAGGGAATCCCCTTCGAGCAGCGCCACATCGGCCCCGACCACGAGGCCCGGGCCAAGATGCTCGCGCAGGTGGGTTACGGCTCCCTCGACGAGCTCACGGCCGCCGCGGTCCCGGATGTGATCAAGAACGCCGACGCGCTGGACCTGCCGGGCGCCCGGACCGAGGCCGAGGTGCTGGCGGAGCTGCGTGAGCTGGCCGACCACAACCAGGTCCTGGCCCCGATGATCGGGCTCGGGTACCACGGGACCTTCACGCCGCCGGTGATCCTGCGCAACGTGATGGAGAACCCGGCCTGGTACACGGCCTACACGCCCTACCAGCCGGAGATCTCCCAGGGGCGGCTCGAGGCCCTGCTGAACTTCCAGACCATGGTCGCCGACCTGACCGGGCTGCCGACCTCCGGTGCCTCGCTGCTCGACGAGGGCACCGCGGCCGCCGAGGCGGTGGCGCTCTCACGGCGTATGGGCAAGAACAAGAAGGGCCTCTTCCTGGTCGACGCGGACGCGCTGCCGCAGACCATCGCCGTGATCGAGACCCGGGCCGAGCCGGCCGGCGTCGAGGTCGTCGTCGCGGACCTGAGCGAGGGCATCCCGGCCGAGATCGCCGGACGGGAGATCAACGGTGTGCTCCTGCAGTACCCGGGCGCCTCCGGTGCCGTACGCGACCTCAAGCCGGTCATCGACCAGGCGCACCAGCTCGGCGCGCTCGTCACCGTGGCCGCCGACCTGCTCGCGCTCACACTGCTGAAGTCGCCGGGTGAACTCGGCGCGGATATCGCGGTCGGGACGACCCAGCGCTTCGGTGTGCCGATGGGCTTCGGCGGGCCGCACGCCGGCTACATGGCGGTGCGCGAGACGTTCGCGCGCAGCCTGCCCGGCCGACTCGTGGGCGTCTCCGTGGACGCCGACGGCCACAGGGCCTACCGGCTCGCCCTGCAGACCCGTGAGCAGCACATCCGCCGTGAGAAGGCCACGAGCAACATCTGCACCGCCCAGGTGCTGCTCGCCGTGATGGCCGGAATGTACGCCGTCTACCACGGCCCGGACGGCCTCAAGGGCATCGCCCGGCGCACGCACCGCTACGCCGCGATCCTCGCCGCGGGGCTGGAGGCCGGTGGGGTCGAGCTCGTGCACGGCGCCTACTTCGACACCGTCACCGCCAAGGTCCCGGGCCGTGCCGCGGAGATCGTCACCGCCGCCCGCGAGCAGGGCGTCAACCTGCACCTCGTCGATGCCGACCACGTGTCGATCACCTGTGACGAGACCACCGCGCGGGCCCAGGTCGGCGCGGTGTGGAGCGCGTTCGCGGTCGAGGGTGACATCGAGGCGCTGGACGCGGCGACGGCGGAGGTCCTGCCGGACGCGCTGCTGCGCACCGACGACTACCTGACCCACCCGGTCTTCCACGAGCACCGCTCCGAGACGGCGATGCTCCGCTACCTGCGCCGGCTCGCCGACCGGGACTACGCGCTCGACCGCGGCATGATCCCGCTGGGCTCCTGCACCATGAAGCTCAACGCGACCACCGAGATGGAGCCCGTCACCTGGCCCGAGTTCGGCCAGCTGCACCCCTTCGCGCCCGCCGAGCAGGCTCAGGGCTACCTGACCCTCATCCGTGAGCTGGAGGAGCGTCTGGCCGAGGTCACCGGCTACGACAACGTGTCGCTCCAGCCCAACGCCGGTTCGCAGGGCGAGCTGGCGGGGCTGCTCGCCGTACGCGGATACCACCGTGCCAACGGCGACGAGCAGCGCACCGTCTGCCTCATCCCGTCCTCCGCGCACGGCACCAACGCCGCCAGTGCGGTCATGGCCGGCATGAAGGTCGTCGTCGTGAAGACCGCCGAGGACGGCGAGATCGACGTAGCGGACCTGCGGGCGAAGATCGAGCAGTACCGCGACGAGCTGTCGGTGCTGATGATCACGTACCCGTCGACGCACGGCGTCTTCGAGGAGCACGTCGCCGACATCTGCGCCCAGGTGCACGAGGCGGGCGGCCAGGTGTACGTCGACGGCGCCAACCTCAACGCGCTGGTGGGGCTGGCCAAGCCGGGGCACTTCGGCGGTGACGTCTCGCACCTCAACCTGCACAAGACGTTCTGCATCCCGCACGGCGGCGGCGGCCCGGGCGTCGGCCCGGTCGGTGTGCGCGCGCACCTGGCGCCGTACCTGCCGAACCACCCGATGCAGCCGGCCGCCGGCCCGGAGACCGGCGTCGGTCCCATCTCCGCCGCGCCCTGGGGCTCTGCGGGCATCCTGCCGATCTCGTGGGCGTACATCCGGCTCATGGGTGGCGAGGGGCTGAAGCGGGCCACGCAGGTGGCCGTGCTGAGCGCCAACTACATCGCCAAGCGGCTCGAGCCGCACTACCCGGTGCTCTACACCGGCCCCGGCGGCCTGGTCGCGCACGAGTGCATCATCGACCTGCGGCCGCTCACCAAGGCGACCGGCGTCAGCGTGGACGACGTGGCCAAGCGACTGATCGACTACGGCTTCCACGCGCCGACGATGTCGTTCCCGGTGGCCGGGACGCTGATGATCGAGCCGACCGAGTCCGAGGACCTGATCGAGCTCGACCGCTTCTGCGAGGCGATGATCGCCATCCGTGCGGAGATCGAGAAGGTCGGCGCGGGCGAGTGGCCCGCGGCCGACAACCCGTTGCGGAACGCCCCGCACACCGCCGCCGCGCTGGGCGGCGACTGGGAGCACGCGTACACCCGCGAGGAGGCCGTGTTCCCGGCCGGTGTCGCGGTGGCGGACAAGTACTGGCCGCCGGTGCGCCGGATCGACCAGGCCTTCGGCGACCGGAACCTGGTCTGCTCCTGCCCGCCGCTGGACGCGTACGAGGACTGA
- a CDS encoding molybdopterin-binding protein, giving the protein MQSYTIGQAARLLGVSPDTARRWADAGRVATHRDEGGRRLIEGHDLAAFSVELARTGGGEEEAVSHTSVRNAFPGIVTAIKLGDVAAQVEIQAGPHRLVSLLTREAVEELGLEVGMEATARVKSTNVHIDRV; this is encoded by the coding sequence ATGCAGTCCTACACGATCGGCCAGGCGGCGCGGCTGCTCGGCGTGAGCCCGGACACCGCTCGGCGCTGGGCGGACGCGGGCCGGGTGGCGACCCATCGCGACGAGGGCGGGCGGCGACTCATCGAGGGCCACGACCTGGCCGCGTTCTCGGTCGAGCTGGCCAGGACCGGGGGCGGCGAGGAGGAAGCCGTCTCCCACACCTCCGTGCGCAACGCCTTCCCCGGCATCGTGACCGCGATCAAGCTCGGTGACGTGGCGGCCCAGGTCGAGATCCAGGCCGGCCCGCACCGGCTGGTCTCCCTGCTGACCAGGGAGGCCGTGGAGGAACTGGGCCTGGAGGTCGGGATGGAGGCCACGGCCCGCGTGAAGTCGACAAACGTACACATCGACCGCGTCTGA
- a CDS encoding molybdopterin-binding protein: protein MSLSSLSIRNQLPGTVTAITAGEVMATIRVGLAGGQDLTAAITREAVEELGLATGTAVLALVKSTEVSLATGRVEGLSIRNRLPGTVREIVTGGAMASVKVTVEGGELTAAITTDAVTDLGLSAGTPVAALIKSTELSLSTG, encoded by the coding sequence ATGAGCCTGAGCAGCCTGAGCATTCGCAATCAGCTCCCCGGCACCGTCACCGCCATCACGGCCGGCGAGGTCATGGCCACCATCAGGGTCGGCCTGGCCGGAGGGCAGGACCTCACCGCGGCGATCACCCGCGAGGCGGTCGAGGAACTCGGCCTCGCCACGGGCACGGCCGTACTGGCTCTGGTGAAGTCGACGGAGGTCTCACTGGCCACCGGCCGCGTCGAGGGCCTCTCGATCCGCAACCGGCTGCCCGGCACCGTGCGGGAGATCGTCACCGGCGGTGCCATGGCCTCCGTGAAGGTGACGGTCGAAGGCGGTGAACTGACCGCCGCGATCACCACCGACGCCGTCACCGACCTCGGTCTGTCCGCCGGCACGCCCGTGGCCGCCCTGATCAAGTCGACCGAGCTCTCCCTCTCGACCGGGTGA